The genomic stretch TTTAGAATCAACCGATAGCCCGGTGAATTCCGATGCAGCGAAAGCTGGGTCGGCGGATCGCCCACGGCATGCTGGTAATCCTCCGGATCGTGTCCCCCCAAAAAGGTAAACGTCCCCTTGCCATAATTTCCGTGAATGTATTTGACCATGTTCGTGCCGGGGACTTCCCCCAAAATGACCACATACGGCTTAATCTTTTTTCGATTAAACGCAGTGGTTTGTCCCATGAACCCCTTCACCACATTCACGTGGTCCTGGGTTAACATGGTGGGAACCGGATCGTACTTGGCAGAGAAATCGAACAGCGTAAACGCCTCCGCTTCCGGGCCCCGCAAGGGGGCGGCATAGCTGGGCGGAATGTCAATATCAGAATATTCGTACACGTAGGGATTCAATTCCAACCGGAAATTGGTAAAGGCAAATGTTTTGGAATAATCCAGTTTGGCCTGACAATTGGGGTCGGGCGGGTCCCCGTCAAACACAGCCGGGACAATATCCACATTTTGCGCCGCCAGAGCGATGTCAATCGTGTCCGTCGCCGAACACATGGCAAAGAGAAAACCTCCCCGCTTCACGTAATCCTGAATAATCCGGGCAATGAATTTCTTTTCGTCCGACACCTTCTTAAAC from Calditrichota bacterium encodes the following:
- a CDS encoding asparagine synthetase B gives rise to the protein MKAWKLISVFFLVIFLGGIGSLRAQKILIPMDLTQTDHLKAYGVAYWTLERGINVEWLLNYRGGSFMTDYYPEIERQLRLRGVSFKKVGGSEVAQIYNTIQNNNMDVVLLEKAPKIAVYTPPNKRPWDDAVTLALTYAEIPYTKIWDEEVARGDLEKYDWLHLHHEDFTGQFGKFYASFRNAPWYIEDVKRNEAMAHKLGFKKVSDEKKFIARIIQDYVKRGGFLFAMCSATDTIDIALAAQNVDIVPAVFDGDPPDPNCQAKLDYSKTFAFTNFRLELNPYVYEYSDIDIPPSYAAPLRGPEAEAFTLFDFSAKYDPVPTMLTQDHVNVVKGFMGQTTAFNRKKIKPYVVILGEVPGTNMVKYIHGNYGKGTFTFLGGHDPEDYQHAVGDPPTQLSLHRNSPGYRLIL